A section of the Ciona intestinalis chromosome 4, KH, whole genome shotgun sequence genome encodes:
- the LOC100182484 gene encoding uncharacterized protein LOC100182484: MSIMKFLFLGISVMLLLNFATALRCFTCNNVRTNRECWRRQRCPRSSNGCQNIVRLENGQLRISKGCQQLSACRSTSRQNTRLCQPTVARVLQLTSIPRDFNAPPSLCTTCCSTDSCNRNPYLQEQSRLGMRNPRDRIRWRPAQPPIRDVNVLSLSPDTALLTFSDIKNHSAEFFNIVLIPRKAVRLTPVLVSGGSLPGIRLNRRLPSGTIAFLVRGLSAGTQYRLSVISRIYSALYAQKVYHSFVTKPRRPRTLTQVATSINSVRVRVGYAQPGNGNKLDYYVLSYRRASDPPSAERRLPYFTQPGFKLIPDLDPSTEYLLSTWTVVMKRGRVVSRSQKVNLTVHTDVPGVAEAFMSDLHATNITWTFRVPYGVSRASQEMFKVKVRDDTMRRVVAETTISPDQRSFTAVGLTPQRSYTFSVKASTAGRDSVTSYVAPVTTLVRCYSCFDASSRDQCMDYVECQPGSSGCLNEIRRRTPNSAFGLSRPSMYRATLKCKQVNACNVGELQDLSQQCNPASGRRDNPPKVCRCCCEGDLCNGPGTNCGHLLGWLDPLRDPAPATPPMPVFCPDRSSLRNGLVTCTQGAEVGSTCSFSCNPGTYMVGVGSTTCFAGGQWSGDAPTCVRLDPCPVIPEREGMTTSCTNLNQAHSTCRFNCIPGFLLAGAPVLRCSTTATWDRSFPVCIQADDCRPNPCQNNAVCRDLTNDFECECVAGFTGKRCDQEVICEPLAVPDHGVLQCTNGSNYQSRCRYACEEGYEQHGSTYTRCMPDGYWSSFEPTLCVTKNCPVPPQILVNGGRTNCTGYRYGDNCTFTCPNGLVIAGGPTQMTCQSDSTWSSQPPCCDLKCPPHALVDLMFLLDSSSSVGRSNWNLLINFTVALLDKFVISPDDMRVGVARFNRHFDRDSEILIGNYSNISELRQKLRRMPYRGRGTLTGNALWHMNNHSLHAPGNRPGVPDVIVVITDGLASDEVLRAANALKEQDVKMYVVGLINRMNRMNLAQLQDISSGTEYLQIIDNGYERLADELSDTLTQDVCWLPCQFKYQQREIILRNRQRAAMKQDREDEDFWARVDATGSIEEAVAQTRAPRGGKDQESPLLLRRCRE; encoded by the exons ATGTCGATTATGAAGTTTTTGTTCTTAGGAATTTCAGTGATGCTCTTGTTAAATTTTGCAACAG CTTTAAGGTGCTTTACATGCAACAATGTGAGAACAAACCGGGAATGCTGGAGACGACAACGATGTCCAAGAAGTTCCAACGGTTGCCAGAACATTGTCCGTTTGGAAAATGGACAGCTTCGTATTAGTAAAGGATGCCAGCAGCTATCTGCATGCAGATCAACAAGCAGACAA AATACCCGACTGTGCCAACCCACAGTGGCCCGAGTGTTGCAGTTAACAAGCATTCCACGAGACTTCAACGCCCCCCCAAGTTTGTGTACAACATGCTGTAGCACCGATTCTTGCAATcgaaa TCCATACTTGCAAGAACAAAGTCGTCTTGGAATGAGAAATCCAAGAGATCGTATTCGCTGGCGACCTGCCCAGCCACCAATTCGAGACGTCAACGTTTTGTCTTTGTCTCCAGATACAGCTCTGCTGACGTTTTCAG ACATTAAGAACCACTCAGCCGAGTTCTTCAACATTGTTCTTATCCCTCGGAAAGCGGTCCGTCTTACCCCAGTTTTAGTGAGCGGTGGAAGCTTACCAGGGATCAGACTCAACCGTCGTTTACCTTCTGGAACGATCGCTTTTCTTGTTCGAGGTCTTTCAGCAGGAACGCAATACCG ATTGAGCGTTATCTCTCGTATATACTCTGCACTCTACGCTCAAAAAGTTTACCATTCATTCGTTACca AACCACGTCGGCCAAGAACTCTCACCCAAGTTGCTACTTCAATAAATTCGGTTCGTGTCCGAGTTGGTTATGCCCAACCTGGGAACGGGAACAAGCTGGATTACTACGTACTAAGCTATAG gAGAGCTTCGGACCCCCCATCTGCCGAACGCCGACTCCCATACTTCACACAACCGGGTTTTAAACTTATACCAGATCTTGACCCTTCAACCGAATATTTACTGTCAACATGGACCGTGGTTATGAAGCGTGGACGAGTTGTGTCAAGATCACAGAAGGTTAATCTCACCGTGCATACAG ATGTTCCTGGTGTTGCTGAAGCGTTCATGTCTGATTTACATGCAACTAATATTACATGGACCTTCCGTGTCCCTTATGGTGTAAGCAGAGCTTCACAAGAGATGTTTAAAGTGAAAGTACGAGATGATACCATGAGACGAGTTGTTGCAG AAACCACAATTTCCCCTGACCAAAGATCCTTTACCGCTGTCGGACTTACACCACAGAGGAGTTACACATTCAGTGTTAAAGCAAGCACAGCCGGGCGGGATTCAGTCACAAGTTACGTGGCCCCGGTCACAACAC TCGTACGATGCTATAGTTGTTTCGATGCTTCATCACGTGACCAGTGCATGGACTACGTTGAATGCCAACCAGGCTCAAGTGGTTGCTTGAACGAAATTCGAAGGCGAACACCGAACTCAGCGTTTGGTTTATCCCGACCAAGCATGTACCGAGCGACGCTCAAATGCAAGCAAGTAAACGCTTGCAACGTCGGCGAACTCCAG GATTTGTCGCAGCAGTGCAACCCGGCAAGTGGACGAAGGGACAACCCACCCAAAGTATGCAG atgtTGTTGTGAGGGAGATTTATGCAACGGTCCAGGAACCAACTGCGGTCATTTATTGGGCTGGTTGGATCCACTTCGTGATCCTGCACCAGCTACACCACCTATGCCAG TTTTTTGCCCCGATCGAAGCAGTTTAAGGAACGGTTTGGTAACTTGCACACAAGGCGCAGAAGTTGGATCGACATGTAGTTTCTCTTGCAACCCTGGTACTTACATGGTCGGTGTGGGATCCACCACTTGTTTTGCTGGTGGACAGTGGAGTGGTGATGCACCAACTTGCGTGAGACTGG ACCCTTGCCCAGTGATACCAGAGAGAGAAGGAATGACAACTTCATGTACCAACTTAAACCAAGCACACTCCACATGCCGGTTTAACTGCATACCAGGCTTCTTGTTAGCTGGTGCTCCAGTACTCAGGTGCTCAACTACTGCGACATGGGATCGATCCTTCCCAGTGTGCATACAAGCAg ATGACTGTAGACCCAACCCATGCCAAAACAACGCGGTTTGTCGAGATTTGACCAACGACTTCGAATGTGAATGCGTTGCTGGATTTACCGGCAAACGATGCGACCAagaag TAATTTGCGAACCTCTTGCTGTCCCTGACCATGGAGTATTACAATGCACCAATGGCTCGAACTACCAATCTAGATGTCGATATGCATGTGAGGAAGGATATGAACAACATGGTTCAACCTATACAAGGTGTATGCCGGACGGATACTGGTCATCGTTCGAGCCGACACTGTGTGTTACCAAAA ATTGTCCTGTCCCGCCTCAAATATTGGTCAACGGTGGTCGAACCAACTGCACAGGTTACAGATACGGGGATAATTGTACCTTTACCTGCCCGAACGGTTTAGTAATCGCTGGTGGACCTACACAGATGACTTGCCAATCCGA TTCGACCTGGTCTTCTCAGCCGCCATGTTGCGACCTTAAGTGCCCACCTCATGCGCTTGTCGACCTGATGTTCCTCCTTGACTCTTCCTCTTCTGTTGGACGATCAAACTGGAATCTTCTCATCAACTTCACAGTTGCTTtg TTGGATAAATTCGTGATCAGTCCTGACGACATGCGAGTAGGCGTGGCAAGGTTCAATCGTCACTTCGACCGAGATAGCGAAATTCTTATCGGCAATTATTCCAATATTAGTGAACTGAGACAAAAACTACGTCGAATGCCTTACAGAGGAAGAG gCACATTGACTGGTAACGCGTTATGGCACATGAACAACCACAGTCTACACGCCCCAGGTAACCGACCTGGTGTTCCTGATGTCATTGTAGTGATCACTGATGGTTTGGCATCTGATGAAGTGCTCAGAGCTGCGAACGCACTCAAGGAACAAGATGTAAAG ATGTACGTGGTCGGACTGATTAACAGAATGAACCGAATGAATTTAGCCCAACTTCAAGATATTTCTTCCGGCAccgaatatttacaaattatcgATAACGGTTATGAAAGGCTGGCAGATGAACTTAGTGACACTTTAACACAGGATGTATGTTGGTTGCCTTGCCAGTTTAAATATCAGCAAAG aGAAATCATTTTACGAAACCGACAACGAGCTGCAATGAAGCAAGATCGAGAGGACGAAGATTTCTGGGCGAGAGTTGATGCAACTGGAAGCATAGAAGAGGCTGTGGCACAAACTCGTGCTCCCAGGGGGGGGAAGGATCAGGAGAGCCCGTTGCTCCTCCGGAGGTGCCGGGAATAG
- the LOC100181673 gene encoding ER membrane protein complex subunit 10 isoform X2, translating into MWCNPIFVLLFECSYLLSFAATSQDVGSGYLLSLEHSFGDTFTKRGDIYFPNVKGENAVVQNEIALSMEEIKELEKLAINDDFYRVRVSTKVLGAAPSSEDSYVVGIMPAKQLLEANLSTKIDILTDGIGNIISIGITPSSFGIMQVEENEFDSSVTVSMPTTATVPDTYGYLNKMEMERRKKEIADKQPTSFFGKYWMYILPVVVFVMMSNAAQQQ; encoded by the exons ATGTGGTGCAATCCAATTTTCGTACTgttgtttgaatgttcataTCTTCTGAGTTTCGCTGCTACAAGTCAAGACGTGGGGAGTGGCTACTTACTTTCATTGGAACATTCCTTTGGAG ATACATTCACCAAAAGAGGTGACATCTATTTTCCAAATGTAAAAGGTGAAAACGCCGTAGTTCAAAATGAAATCGCATTAAGCATGGAAGAAATTAAGGAACTGGAAAAGCTTGCAATTAATGATGATTTTTATCGAGTACGGGTGTCAACCAAAGTGCTTGGCGCGGCACCCAGCAGTGAAGACTCCTATGTTGTGGGCATAATGCCTGCA aaacaacTATTGGAAGCTAACTTATCAACAAAAATAGACATTCTAACAGATGGTATTGGAAACATTATCTCTATCGGTATAACCCCATCTAGCTTTGGGATTATGCAAGTGGAAGAAAATGAGTTTGATTCATCAGTGACTGTTTCAATGCCCACAACTGCCACCGT GCCAGACACATATGGATACCTGAACAAAATGGAAATGGAGCGAAGGAAAAAGGAGATTGCCGACAAACAACCAACCTCGTTCTTTGGAAAATAT TGGATGTACATTCTGCCTGTGGTGGTGTTTGTTATGATGTCAAACGCAGCTCAGCAGCAGTAA
- the LOC100176217 gene encoding ribosome biogenesis protein NOP53 produces MIEKQRKVGTKRWNKNKKKNWRNKIDLTDLEDNLDKQRLELRTGGLVKDKLDHELYVVEKKAGNVNELPKQKPKYKRLRVDQILVPNPKDIKPTSKRNCAKFKRREARQTLIAKLGKKKTPVRGRSKHVNLSLDIWNQESKEIAEKVFRKNEIMRHTEGVVGKAQIQRPLHLDNKFGVKQAVKAVEPAHPGASYNPTFEDHQDLMLQEHNRESHKIAVNEKIERAIATNPLEIATDESQQKEWMEGLFDGGEEESDLEEDDDEGIRVNPPVSTEDRKTRKVRKREAREKDELKKKKIEWENKLKEHEIFRTKTFLSEIKQKEKKMELRKAKRQLRDRMPVLSAVKYVEPDQDVQLSSDMRGSLRQLKPEGNLIFDRYKSLQKRCIIETREKFKPPRRKYKIKFQEKRSFREIEL; encoded by the coding sequence ATGATCGAAAAACAGCGTAAAGTAGGCACGAAGCgatggaataaaaacaaaaagaaaaattggAGGAACAAAATCGATTTGACTGATTTAGAGGACAATCTTGATAAGCAACGTTTGGAATTGAGAACTGGTGGTCTGGTTAAAGATAAACTTGATCATGAATTGTATGTTGTTGAAAAGAAAGCTGGTAATGTTAACGAATTGCCCAAACAGAAACCTAAGTACAAACGTTTGAGAGTGGACCAGATATTGGTTCCAAATCCAAAAGATATTAAACCAACAAGTAAGAGAAATTGTGCCAAGTTCAAAAGGAGAGAGGCTCGTCAAACTTTGATCGCTAAACTTGGCAAGAAAAAGACCCCAGTTCGTGGCAGAAGTAAGCATGTAAATTTAAGTTTAGACATTTGGAATCAAGAATCAAAAGAAATTGCTGAAAAAGTTTtcagaaaaaatgaaattatgcGACATACTGAAGGTGTGGTGGGAAAAGCACAGATTCAAAGGCCTTTACATCTAGATAACAAGTTTGGTGTAAAACAAGCAGTTAAGGCTGTGGAACCAGCTCACCCTGGTGCATCATACAATCCCACATTTGAAGATCATCAGGACCTCATGCTACAAGAGCATAATCGTGAGAGTCACAAGATTGCAGTCaatgaaaaaattgaaagaGCAATTGCTACGAACCCGTTAGAAATTGCGACTGATGAATCGCAGCAGAAAGAATGGATGGAAGGACTCTTTGATGGAGGTGAGGAGGAAAGTGATTTGGAGGAAGATGATGATGAAGGTATTCGTGTTAATCCTCCCGTCAGCACCGAAGATCGAAAAACAAGGAAAGTACGTAAGAGGGAAGCAAGAGAAAAAGATGAAttaaagaagaagaaaattGAGTGGgaaaacaaactaaaagaaCATGAAATTTTTCGCACAAAgacatttttatcagaaatcaaacaaaaagaaaagaaaatggaaCTCAGAAAAGCAAAACGGCAGCTCAGAGACAGAATGCCGGTTTTGTCCGCAGTGAAATATGTTGAACCTGACCAAGATGTTCAACTCAGCTCAGATATGAGGGGAAGTCTTCGTCAGTTGAAACCAGAAGGGAATCTTATCTTTGATCGATACAAAAGTTTGCAAAAGCGGTGCATAATTGAAACCCGTGAAAAGTTTAAACCTCCACGACGAAAGTATAAAATCAAATTCCAAGAGAAGAGATCCTTTAGAGAAATTGAACTATAA
- the LOC100179358 gene encoding glutamine amidotransferase-like class 1 domain-containing protein 1, translating to MTDHSKPSCLVVCSSHKEGVCAQSFIHAFTLTNSAFTLAIATPQGIPIDFVNVHETNRKWITDFRTKSYASPLKLESVDPSRFAALLIPSSPGAQFDLASHDTMMHVIRHFMNEKKPICAVGFGTVALAAGKLNNTGWCCEGYSLTGPSVYEMIQLKNFMTLPLVFEDFAKDNFASYTASIADGVHVVIDRHLITGQNSQSTLTAVQNLILACNAI from the exons ATGACTGATCATTCAAAACCGTCTTGCTTGGTGGTTTGTAGTAGCCATAAAGAAG GAGTATGTGCTCAATCCTTCATACATGCATTTACACTCACAAACTCTGCTTTTACTCTAGCAATTGCAACACCACAG GGTATTCCAATCGATTTTGTCAATGTTCAtgaaacaaacagaaaatggATCACAGATTTCAGAACCAAAAGCTATGCGTCTCCATTAAAGCTGGAATCAGTTGATCCTTCAAGATTTGCTGCCCTCCTGATACCAAGCTCGCCTGGAGCGCAGTTTGATCTGGCTTCCCATGATACAATGATGCATGTGATAAGACACTTTATGAATGAAAAAA AGCCGATATGTGCAGTTGGTTTTGGGACAGTGGCATTAGCAGCAGGCAAGCTTAATAACACTGGTTGGTGTTGTGAAGGCTACAGTCTAACTGGTCCATCTGTATATGAAATGATACAACTTAAGAATTTTATGACACTGCCTCTTGTGTTTGAAGATTTTGCGAAAGATAACTTTGCATCATATACAG CTAGTATAGCGGATGGTGTACACGTGGTCATTGATAGACATTTAATCACAGGCCAGAATTCTCAATCTACATTAACTGCTGTTCAAAATTTAATCTTAGCTTGTAATGCTATTTGA
- the LOC104265636 gene encoding alpha-1,6-mannosyl-glycoprotein 2-beta-N-acetylglucosaminyltransferase-like, translating to MITLRRSRLKVLVICTVVIALFLIYQRRSVHNHRVRRPHVPVEKEENILKHEDMVPIVNKPVAPVVPQSVEVLRNKAISMNFDQEMKNVAKFGMHAPDSVIFLLQVHSRPEFVQQLINSLRASTGIEHATVVISVDVDSPEINEVLARIDFCRYMVIFFPFAKVLYPNSFPGEDPNDCPKKIPKAQALERKCNNAEYPDMFGNYREVDFVQIKHHWFWKLNMAFSGIRAFNNQKAPIILLEDDYFVVPDIIHCAKQAEELRKSKCPRCQTISLGNYEQTQDYQAQGNQVEIKSWISSKHNLGMVVSSDFYNKIANCAEQFCNYDDYNWDWSLQAVSPHCEMGNLFTLAFKATRVFHLGSCGVHSKGECNAKQSAESRTAQLQNQKLYPESLHIAVDSPTVVPAPRPNGGWGDLRDQTLCKKYKHLSEASKSS from the coding sequence ATGATTACCCTTAGGCGGTCTCGTTTAAAAGTCCTTGTAATCTGCACTGTTGTTATTGCGCTTTTTCTCATTTATCAGCGCAGAAGTGTTCACAACCACAGGGTAAGGAGACCTCATGTACCAgttgaaaaagaagaaaatattttgaagcATGAAGATATGGTGCCAATTGTAAATAAACCTGTAGCACCTGTTGTGCCCCAGAGTGTAGAAGTGCTAAGGAACAAAGCTATAAGCATGAATTTTGATcaagaaatgaaaaatgttGCAAAATTTGGTATGCATGCTCCTGATTCAGTTATCTTTCTGTTGCAAGTCCATTCTAGGCCGGAATTTGTCCAGCAGCTTATCAATTCTTTAAGAGCAAGTACTGGTATTGAACATGCAACTGTGGTTATTAGTGTAGATGTGGATTCTCCTGAAATCAATGAAGTTTTGGCACGTATTGATTTTTGTCGATATATGgttatattttttccatttgCAAAAGTGTTGTATCCAAACTCATTCCCTGGTGAAGACCCGAATGACTGCCCAAAGAAAATACCAAAGGCTCAGGCACTGGAAAGAAAGTGCAATAATGCTGAATATCCTGACATGTTTGGAAACTATAGAGAAGTTGATTTTGTTCAGATCAAACACCATTGGTTTTGGAAACTTAACATGGCTTTTAGTGGAATCAGAGCTTTTAATAACCAAAAGGCTCCTATTATTCTCCTAGAAGAcgattattttgttgttccaGATATAATTCATTGTGCTAAACAGGCAGAAGAGCTTCGTAAATCAAAATGTCCGAGATGCCAGACTATCAGTCTTGGGAATTATGAACAGACACAAGATTATCAAGCACAAGGAAACCAGGTTGAAATAAAGTCGTGGATAAGCAGTAAACACAATCTTGGAATGGTTGTTTCCTCTGACTTCTATAATAAGATTGCAAACTGTGCTGaacagttttgtaattatgATGATTACAACTGGGACTGGTCACTCCAAGCTGTTAGCCCTCACTGTGAGATGGGTAATCTTTTCACACTAGCATTCAAAGCAACAAGAGTATTTCATTTAGGATCCTGTGGCGTGCACTCCAAGGGAGAATGCAATGCAAAACAGAGTGCAGAGAGCAGGACTGCGCAACTGCAGAACCAAAAACTTTACCCTGAAAGTCTCCACATAGCAGTGGATAGTCCAACAGTGGTTCCTGCACCAAGGCCAAATGGAGGCTGGGGTGATCTTAGAGATCAAACgctttgtaaaaaatacaaacatctAAGTGAAGCTTCCAAATCCTCATAG
- the LOC100181673 gene encoding ER membrane protein complex subunit 10 isoform X1 codes for MWCNPIFVLLFECSYLLSFAATSQDVGSGYLLSLEHSFGGDTFTKRGDIYFPNVKGENAVVQNEIALSMEEIKELEKLAINDDFYRVRVSTKVLGAAPSSEDSYVVGIMPAKQLLEANLSTKIDILTDGIGNIISIGITPSSFGIMQVEENEFDSSVTVSMPTTATVPDTYGYLNKMEMERRKKEIADKQPTSFFGKYWMYILPVVVFVMMSNAAQQQ; via the exons ATGTGGTGCAATCCAATTTTCGTACTgttgtttgaatgttcataTCTTCTGAGTTTCGCTGCTACAAGTCAAGACGTGGGGAGTGGCTACTTACTTTCATTGGAACATTCCTTTGGAGGTG ATACATTCACCAAAAGAGGTGACATCTATTTTCCAAATGTAAAAGGTGAAAACGCCGTAGTTCAAAATGAAATCGCATTAAGCATGGAAGAAATTAAGGAACTGGAAAAGCTTGCAATTAATGATGATTTTTATCGAGTACGGGTGTCAACCAAAGTGCTTGGCGCGGCACCCAGCAGTGAAGACTCCTATGTTGTGGGCATAATGCCTGCA aaacaacTATTGGAAGCTAACTTATCAACAAAAATAGACATTCTAACAGATGGTATTGGAAACATTATCTCTATCGGTATAACCCCATCTAGCTTTGGGATTATGCAAGTGGAAGAAAATGAGTTTGATTCATCAGTGACTGTTTCAATGCCCACAACTGCCACCGT GCCAGACACATATGGATACCTGAACAAAATGGAAATGGAGCGAAGGAAAAAGGAGATTGCCGACAAACAACCAACCTCGTTCTTTGGAAAATAT TGGATGTACATTCTGCCTGTGGTGGTGTTTGTTATGATGTCAAACGCAGCTCAGCAGCAGTAA
- the LOC100184858 gene encoding membrane-associated transporter protein-like: protein MSSDLIQKESYQQAMGTSMSNYVSLENGEQTGDVQRSAHQSRKIRRRHRRTNSVCSVPISTISAFSAFSKTSRRTVVPPKRTRCQMMMNSAIMFGREFCYAVEAGLTTPILLSIGLPSNMYSLVWVISPIMGFVLQPIIGNLSDRCSCRWGRRRPFILALSFLLLIGMTFFLNGEQIVSLFDTRVNGRRDTDPRSLIIAAICVTIIGVVIFDFSADFIEGPIRAYAMDVCDEEDTRINLFYQAVFTGAGGAFGYASGGVSWTNDTSLGRWFPTDRQVVYTAAAVVFITTCVCNLISIPEANPKKKTASKRKLNQSDANVGGDTSANRKMSMKKIQNVVDANQNYIDQDKQNSLMKPVRVEDIVLYNIMRQNRNKLFNVFEANQDSLGYVTERDFGKLLKIVNTGGLAKYSRKYRRRRSSSRNRAKLTRKNGKAKKSQNGESSGLTYGTFLNNPEMDMNQTPYQTASHYPASNPAFPTAPPSYQSQSSVGRLDNNFTKLSPSQYNQVLEARSVFPTAPALKDISNSSSYPRNSYSSGSESETTSTSLTADDLDQIQFSPYAEVDPMQSKLLDLRAKNPTKSPKRKKLSPNDNDMIEIGGSVSDDEAAPNKTEDQHGEVGGLKSLVRSISSMPKDLRNLCICHLIGWIAFLCMALFFTDFVGQVVLQGDPRSPPNSRQGTLYRRGVEVGNWGLTINAAVSSIYCFLMKPLMRRVGPKTLYIFGYLTFSVGCLVVALVPSIYLVLSLSSIIGIMSATLYTVPYLLVAQYHEEYKQWKGTSKERGIGTDCALITCMIQLAQIITGLGIGALVNIVDTVTVTVITASIVAFLGMLWAAFFVKY from the exons ATGTCAAGTGACTTAATACAAAAAGAGAGTTACCAGCAGGCCATGGGTACATCAATGTCCAACTATGTATCGCTAGAAAACGGCGAACAAACTGGAGACGTGCAGCGTAGCGCGCATCAATCGCGGAAAATTCGGAGAAGGCACCGCAGGACAAACTCTGTGTGTTCGGTTCCGATTTCTACGATTTCAGCGTTTTCTGCTTTCAGTAAAACTTCAAGACGAACTGTGGTGCCTCCGAAACGAACCCGGTGTCAAATGATGATGAACAGTGCAATCATGTTTGGTCGAGAGTTCTGCTATGCAGTCGAAGCTGGCCTCACAACACCAATTCTCCTAAGTATAGGACTTCCTTCCAACATGTACAGCTTGGTATGGGTGATAAGTCCAATAATGGGCTTCGTGCTGCAACCAATAATTGGAAACCTCAGCGATAG GTGCTCCTGCCGCTGGGGGCGACGCAGACCCTTTATCCTTGCCCTATCCTTTCTTTTGCTCATTGGAATGACGTTTTTCTTGAATGGAGAACAGATTGTGTCATTGTTTGATACGAGAGTGAACGGACGAAGAGATACGGACCCAAG GTCCCTCATCATTGCTGCTATCTGTGTAACCATCATAGGTGTGGTTATATTTGACTTCAGCGCGGATTTTATAGAAGGACCGATTCGAGCGTATGCTATGGATGTTTGCGATGAAGAAGACACGAGAATCAATCTGTTTTACCAGGCTGTGTTTACAG GTGCCGGAGGAGCGTTTGGCTACGCAAGTGGAGGCGTGTCTTGGACGAACGACACGTCTCTTGGTCGATGGTTTCCAACAGATAGACAAGTGGTGTACACTGCTGCTGCAGTTGTTTTCATCACAACTTGTGTGTGTAACCTGATCAGTATTCCTGAAGCGAACCCG AAAAAGAAGACTGCAAGCAAACGGAAGTTAAACCAGTCTGATGCAAACGTTGGCGGTGATACTTCTGCGAATCGAAAAATGTctatgaaaaaaattcaaaacgtCGTCGATGCCAATCAGAACTATATCGACCAAGATAAACAGAACTCTTTGATGAAGCCTGTCCGGGTGGAGGATATCGTGTTGTACAACATCATGAGACAAAACCGGAACAAACTATTCAATGTGTTCGAAGCCAATCAGGATAGTTTAGGTTACGTGACGGAACGGGACTTCGGAAAACTTCTGAAGATTGTGAATACTGGTGGATTGGCGAAATATAGTAGGAAGTACAGAAGACGAAGATCATCTTCAAGAAATCGGGCGAAGTTGACAAGAAAGAATGGGAAGGCGAAGAAATCTCAAAATGGAGAAAGCAGCGGCTTAACTTACGGAACCTTCCTGAACAATCCGGAGATGGATATGAATCAAACACCATACCAAACTGCTTCTCACTACCCAGCAAGCAACCCTGCATTCCCCACTGCACCACCTTCGTATCAAAGCCAATCTAGCGTCGGGAGACTGGATAACAACTTCACTAAATTGTCTCCGAGTCAATACAACCAAGTTCTTGAAGCTAGATCTGTGTTCCCTACAGCTCCAGCTTTGAAAGATATTAGCAATAGTAGTTCGTACCCAAGGAACAGTTACAGTAGTGGTTcag aatCCGAAACAACATCTACATCGCTCACGGCAGATGATTTGGATCAAATCCAGTTCTCTCCTTACGCCGAAGTCGATCCAATGCAATCGAAACTTCTCGATCTTCGAGCCAAGAATCCGACCAAATCACCAAAAAGAAAGAAGCTTTCGCCAAACGATAACGACATGATAGAGATTGGTGGCTCCGTATCAGATGATGAGGCTGCACCAAATAAAACTGAAGACCAGCACGGCGAGGTTGGAGGGTTGAAAAGTCTGGTTCGCTCGATTTCTTCCATGCCAAAAGATCTGAG AAATTTATGTATTTGCCATTTAATCGGGTGGATCGCCTTTCTATGTATGGCTCTCTTCTTCACTGATTTCGTTGGACAAGTAGTTCTGCAAGGGGATCCACGTTCGCCTCCCAACTCACGACAAGGAACCTTGTACAGACGAGGTGTAGAAGTTGGAAATTGGGGGCTTACCATAAACGCTGCTGTTTCTTCGATATATTGCT TTTTGATGAAGCCCTTGATGCGACGAGTTGGTCCAAAAACGCTTTATATATTCGGCTATTTAACTTTCTCAGTCGGTTGTCTGGTTGTGGCACTCGTACCCAGCATATACCTCGTTCTATCTCTATCCTCTATCATTGGGATCATGTCTGCCACGCTTTACACTGTACCGTATCTGCTCGTGGCACAATATCATGAAGAATATAAG CAATGGAAAGGAACATCAAAAGAGCGTGGCATCGGTACTGACTGTGCGCTTATAACTTGCATGATACAACTCGCTCAAATCATTACCGGCCTTGGTATTGGCGCTCTGGTAAACATTGTTGATACTGTAACTGTAACTGTGATCACCGCTTCTATTGTGGCTTTCCTTGGCATGCTCTGGGCGGCGTTTTTCGTCAAATACTGA